The proteins below come from a single Arthrobacter sp. B1I2 genomic window:
- a CDS encoding energy-coupling factor ABC transporter ATP-binding protein: MPAVIFDQVAVAVETDNPPQPKVLLDAVTLRLEEARVGVIGANGSGKSTLLRLVNGLIQPTTGTVTVDGDDTVRAVRKVRRNVGFVFTDPLSQLVMPTGREDVELSLRRSVRNGTERRSQAEAALGRLGLLHLADQSIYELSGGERQLMALAAVLAVDPKVLVLDEPSTLLDLRNRELLRRTLGNLDQQIIMSTHDLGLALEMDRVLVIEEGRVAFDGAPTEAVATYRSWCLQGLEPAGRDAP, from the coding sequence ATGCCCGCAGTGATCTTCGACCAGGTGGCCGTCGCCGTCGAAACGGATAACCCTCCACAACCGAAAGTCCTCCTGGACGCGGTGACCCTCCGGCTGGAGGAGGCACGCGTGGGCGTGATCGGCGCCAACGGATCCGGCAAGTCCACGCTGCTGCGCCTGGTCAACGGGCTCATTCAGCCCACCACCGGCACGGTCACGGTCGACGGCGACGATACAGTCCGTGCCGTGCGGAAAGTCCGGCGGAACGTTGGGTTCGTCTTCACTGACCCCCTGTCCCAGCTGGTGATGCCGACCGGCCGGGAGGATGTGGAACTGTCCCTGCGCCGTTCGGTCAGGAACGGGACCGAGCGGCGCAGCCAGGCCGAAGCGGCACTCGGGCGACTGGGCCTGCTCCACCTGGCGGACCAGAGCATCTACGAGCTCTCCGGCGGCGAACGGCAACTGATGGCGCTCGCCGCCGTCCTTGCCGTCGACCCCAAAGTACTGGTCCTGGATGAACCCTCCACCCTCCTGGACCTGCGCAACCGTGAGCTGCTCCGCAGGACGCTGGGCAACCTGGACCAGCAGATCATCATGTCCACCCATGACCTTGGCCTGGCCCTCGAGATGGACCGCGTCCTGGTCATCGAAGAAGGCCGCGTGGCATTCGACGGCGCCCCCACCGAAGCCGTGGCAACCTACCGTTCCTGGTGCCTGCAGGGGCTGGAACCGGCCGGGCGGGATGCCCCGTGA
- a CDS encoding energy-coupling factor transporter transmembrane component T family protein — protein MRGHGFLLANYVPGNSLLHRAPLALKFLLVFASGLVSFVVVDWRISAAVLAVHGGLFLVTGAGAKRLWGAVRPLAPVLLVIGLFQWWQLGGPTAARIVLNILVCVVAASLLTATTPLQKLLDGVVKAAAPFKRFGADPERFALTIGIMLRSIPFIAGTFADVRDSARARGLERNPRALVLPVFITSVAYARQTGEALAARGLGEAED, from the coding sequence GTGAGGGGCCACGGGTTCCTGCTGGCCAACTATGTGCCCGGCAACTCCCTCCTTCACCGCGCACCGCTGGCGCTGAAGTTCCTCCTGGTCTTTGCCAGCGGACTGGTTTCCTTCGTCGTTGTGGACTGGCGTATCTCGGCGGCCGTGCTGGCCGTCCATGGCGGCCTTTTCCTGGTCACCGGAGCCGGCGCGAAAAGGCTCTGGGGCGCCGTCCGGCCGCTCGCCCCGGTGCTCCTGGTGATTGGACTCTTCCAGTGGTGGCAGCTTGGCGGACCCACAGCGGCGCGGATCGTCCTGAACATCCTCGTCTGCGTCGTGGCGGCATCGCTCCTCACCGCCACCACCCCCCTCCAAAAGCTCCTGGACGGCGTGGTCAAGGCAGCGGCGCCCTTCAAGAGGTTCGGCGCCGATCCGGAACGCTTCGCGCTGACCATCGGCATCATGCTCCGCAGCATCCCGTTCATCGCCGGTACCTTCGCCGACGTCCGCGATTCAGCCAGGGCGAGGGGCCTGGAGCGCAACCCGCGGGCCTTGGTCCTTCCGGTGTTCATCACCTCTGTGGCCTACGCCCGCCAGACCGGTGAAGCGCTGGCCGCCCGCGGCCTGGGCGAGGCCGAGGACTAA
- a CDS encoding class I adenylate-forming enzyme family protein: MPFLDKIQRWAEQRPHDTAVVIAGRRLHWAALRDAAAGLVAEQKSVTTLCESNSVDFAVKFAAAVAGSRQCAVLDPSWPAHLQEDIVRRVEACAVPSPVSPDDDLADGPPGSSFLIGLTSGTTSVPKAFTRSRRSWQQSFNASIEFFGLGEDDVTLAPGPLAASLNLYALAECLYAGSEFQTLGTFDVGDVHAAITHDRVTRLVLVPTMLRMLSERGMTGCVDASGIRTIICAGSKLDARTLEAARRWAPNATIYEYYGASELSFVSGLGLAPGQSAAAGGTGIGRPFPGVDVRILDDDGGVVPDGGYGNICVRSGMVSNGYLWGDDGEALRAFGDWYTVGDQGYLRDGELHILGRRADMILTAGRNVYPHEVELALAAVPGVAAAVAAGMPDDLRGQRVVAGVVASQGGLTATQLRAGLEDILSRHKRPLQYYLLPELPTTDRGKVSRSLLLEWINARDMRAQALG; encoded by the coding sequence GTGCCTTTCCTCGACAAGATCCAGCGCTGGGCGGAGCAACGGCCGCATGACACCGCCGTTGTGATTGCAGGGCGGCGGCTGCACTGGGCGGCGCTGCGGGACGCCGCCGCCGGACTCGTGGCGGAGCAGAAATCAGTCACTACCCTCTGCGAATCCAACTCGGTGGACTTCGCCGTTAAGTTCGCAGCCGCCGTGGCGGGAAGCCGCCAGTGCGCGGTCCTGGACCCATCATGGCCCGCCCACCTGCAGGAGGACATTGTCCGGCGGGTGGAGGCGTGCGCCGTTCCGTCCCCGGTCTCCCCGGACGACGACCTGGCCGATGGCCCGCCTGGCTCCAGCTTCCTGATTGGCCTCACCTCCGGCACCACGTCTGTGCCCAAGGCATTCACCCGCTCCCGGCGGTCGTGGCAGCAGTCCTTCAACGCCTCGATCGAGTTTTTCGGGCTCGGCGAGGACGACGTCACCCTTGCTCCGGGTCCGCTGGCTGCCAGCTTGAACCTCTATGCCCTGGCCGAATGCCTCTACGCCGGGTCCGAGTTCCAGACCCTCGGGACGTTCGACGTCGGCGACGTCCATGCTGCCATCACCCACGACCGCGTCACCCGGCTGGTCCTGGTGCCCACCATGCTGCGGATGCTCAGCGAGCGCGGGATGACGGGGTGCGTCGATGCGTCCGGAATCCGCACCATCATCTGCGCAGGCTCCAAGCTCGATGCCCGGACCCTGGAGGCCGCCCGGCGCTGGGCTCCCAACGCCACCATCTATGAGTACTACGGCGCCTCCGAGCTGAGCTTTGTCTCGGGCCTCGGGTTGGCGCCCGGGCAGAGCGCCGCTGCTGGCGGAACGGGGATTGGCCGGCCCTTTCCCGGCGTCGACGTCCGGATCCTGGATGACGACGGCGGCGTGGTCCCGGACGGCGGGTACGGCAATATCTGCGTCCGCAGCGGCATGGTGAGCAATGGCTACCTGTGGGGCGACGACGGCGAGGCACTGAGGGCCTTCGGCGACTGGTACACCGTGGGGGACCAGGGCTACCTCAGGGACGGGGAGCTGCACATCCTTGGTAGGCGCGCCGACATGATCCTCACCGCCGGACGCAACGTGTATCCCCACGAGGTGGAACTGGCCCTGGCCGCGGTCCCCGGCGTTGCCGCAGCCGTTGCCGCCGGCATGCCGGACGACCTGCGCGGCCAGCGCGTGGTGGCCGGCGTCGTTGCCTCCCAGGGCGGGCTCACAGCCACCCAGCTGCGCGCGGGCCTGGAGGACATCCTCTCCCGGCACAAACGCCCCCTGCAGTACTACCTCCTGCCGGAACTGCCCACCACGGACCGCGGAAAGGTCAGCCGGAGCCTGCTGCTGGAGTGGATCAATGCCCGGGACATGAGGGCCCAGGCCCTTGGCTGA
- a CDS encoding spore photoproduct lyase family protein has translation MEFDRLLQIRRIYAQAAALKLPRGQEILARWPDADVVLVENHWNIPDVHGDETNVPRWSRIKTEALVLGVKKSLTVKPNGRSADFIAPSSANGCAMACAYCYVPRHKGYSNPVTVFANIGQIAGAIERHATRQGIKLEPNQCDPELWVYDIGENSDCSVDALLSDNVEELVTLFRQLPNAKLSFATKFVNPAMLAWDHGGHTRIRFSLMPADLAKTIDVRTSPVAERMAAINEFVAAGYEVHVNFSPVIITETWLADWEKLLLQLDAALTPAAKAQLAAEVIFLTHNEQLHEVNLGWHPQAENVLWRPELQESKVSSNGFNNVRYRSRAKAGYVRQLSALIGKIAPYCRIRYAF, from the coding sequence ATGGAATTCGATCGGCTGCTCCAAATCCGGCGGATCTACGCCCAAGCCGCCGCGTTGAAGCTGCCCCGGGGCCAGGAGATCCTGGCACGCTGGCCGGATGCCGACGTCGTGTTGGTGGAAAACCACTGGAACATCCCGGACGTGCATGGTGACGAAACGAACGTGCCGCGCTGGTCACGGATCAAGACCGAGGCGCTGGTGCTCGGCGTCAAAAAGTCGCTTACCGTGAAGCCGAACGGCCGGTCAGCGGACTTCATCGCGCCGTCCAGTGCCAACGGCTGCGCCATGGCTTGCGCCTACTGTTACGTGCCGCGTCACAAGGGCTACAGCAACCCGGTCACGGTGTTCGCCAATATCGGGCAGATCGCCGGGGCGATCGAGCGGCACGCCACCCGCCAGGGGATCAAGCTCGAGCCCAACCAGTGCGACCCGGAGCTCTGGGTCTACGACATCGGCGAAAACAGTGACTGTTCGGTCGATGCGCTGCTCAGCGACAACGTGGAGGAACTTGTCACACTCTTCCGCCAACTGCCCAATGCCAAGCTGTCCTTCGCCACCAAGTTCGTCAACCCGGCCATGCTGGCTTGGGACCACGGGGGCCACACCCGGATCCGCTTTTCGCTGATGCCCGCCGACCTGGCGAAGACAATCGACGTCCGGACATCACCGGTGGCGGAGCGGATGGCCGCCATCAACGAGTTTGTGGCTGCCGGCTACGAGGTGCATGTGAACTTCTCCCCCGTCATCATCACCGAAACCTGGCTCGCGGACTGGGAAAAGCTTCTGCTCCAGCTCGACGCAGCCCTGACGCCTGCGGCCAAGGCGCAGCTTGCCGCCGAGGTTATTTTCCTGACGCACAACGAACAACTGCACGAGGTCAACCTGGGCTGGCATCCGCAGGCTGAGAACGTCCTGTGGCGTCCCGAGCTGCAGGAGTCGAAGGTCTCATCCAACGGATTCAACAACGTCCGCTACCGGTCGCGGGCCAAGGCGGGCTATGTGCGGCAGTTGAGCGCCCTGATCGGGAAGATAGCGCCGTATTGCCGCATTCGCTACGCGTTCTGA
- a CDS encoding ABC-F family ATP-binding cassette domain-containing protein — MITVQDLELRAGARLLMDQVSFRIDKGDKIGLVGRNGAGKTTLTRVLAGEGLPAAGKVTRSGEIGYLPQDPRTPDMEQLARDRILSARGLDIVVGKLRKAHDEMASEDADVQRKAMNRYDRLESEFLAAGGYAAEAEAASICSNLALPDRLLNQPLKTLSGGQRRRVELARILYSDAETMLLDEPTNHLDADSIAWLRDFLKNHQGGLIVISHDTDLLEATVNKVFLLDANRAQIDFYNMDWKRYLLQRETDERARKRERANAEKKAQVLMDQANKMRAKATKAVAAQNMAKRAERLLSGLEAVREQDRVAALRFPDPSPCGKTPLTADGLSKSYGSLEIFTDVDLAIDRGSKVVILGLNGAGKTTLLRMLAGVDTPDTGEVIPGHGLKVGYYAQEHETLDHDRTVLENMRSSAPDMKDAEVRGILGSFLFSGDDVDKPAGVLSGGEKTRLALATIVASSANVLLLDEPTNNLDPASRAEILGALRNYTGAVVLVSHDEGAVEALNPERVVMLPDGVEDLWNEDYLDLITLA, encoded by the coding sequence GTGATTACTGTCCAGGATCTTGAACTGCGTGCCGGTGCCCGGCTCCTGATGGACCAGGTGAGCTTCCGCATCGACAAAGGGGACAAGATCGGCCTGGTGGGCCGGAACGGCGCGGGCAAGACGACCCTGACCCGTGTGCTCGCAGGCGAAGGCCTTCCTGCCGCCGGAAAGGTGACCCGCAGCGGCGAAATCGGCTACCTGCCCCAGGACCCACGCACCCCTGACATGGAGCAGCTGGCGCGGGACCGGATCCTCTCCGCCCGCGGCCTCGACATCGTCGTCGGCAAGCTCCGCAAGGCGCACGACGAAATGGCCAGCGAGGACGCCGACGTCCAGCGCAAGGCGATGAACCGGTACGACCGGCTGGAATCCGAATTCCTCGCAGCCGGCGGCTACGCGGCCGAAGCCGAAGCTGCGTCGATCTGTTCCAACCTTGCCCTCCCGGACCGCCTGCTGAACCAGCCGCTTAAGACGCTGTCCGGCGGTCAGCGGCGCCGCGTGGAGCTCGCCCGCATCCTTTACTCGGATGCTGAGACCATGCTCCTGGACGAACCCACCAACCACCTTGACGCCGATTCCATCGCCTGGCTTCGTGACTTCCTGAAGAACCACCAGGGCGGCCTGATCGTCATCAGCCACGACACCGATCTGCTGGAAGCAACCGTCAACAAGGTGTTCCTGCTGGACGCCAACCGCGCCCAGATCGACTTCTACAACATGGACTGGAAGCGCTACCTCCTGCAGCGGGAGACGGATGAGCGCGCCCGCAAGCGGGAACGGGCCAACGCCGAAAAGAAGGCGCAGGTCCTCATGGACCAGGCCAACAAGATGCGCGCCAAAGCCACGAAGGCCGTGGCAGCGCAAAACATGGCCAAGCGTGCCGAGCGGCTGCTCAGCGGCCTGGAAGCAGTCCGCGAGCAGGACAGGGTGGCAGCCCTGCGTTTCCCGGACCCGTCTCCCTGCGGAAAGACCCCGCTCACCGCTGACGGGCTCAGCAAGTCCTATGGCTCGCTGGAGATCTTCACCGACGTTGACCTGGCCATCGACCGCGGTTCCAAAGTGGTCATCCTGGGGCTCAACGGCGCCGGCAAGACCACGCTGCTGCGCATGCTCGCCGGCGTGGACACCCCCGACACCGGCGAGGTCATCCCCGGCCACGGTCTGAAGGTGGGCTACTACGCCCAGGAACACGAGACCCTGGACCACGACCGCACCGTGCTTGAGAACATGCGCTCCTCCGCGCCCGACATGAAGGACGCGGAGGTGCGCGGCATCCTGGGCTCGTTCCTGTTCTCCGGAGACGACGTGGACAAGCCGGCCGGTGTGCTCTCCGGCGGCGAGAAGACCCGCCTGGCCCTGGCAACCATCGTTGCCTCCAGCGCCAACGTCCTCCTCCTCGACGAACCCACCAACAACCTGGACCCAGCCAGCCGCGCGGAAATCCTGGGCGCCCTGCGCAACTACACCGGCGCCGTCGTCCTGGTCAGCCACGACGAAGGCGCGGTTGAGGCCCTCAACCCCGAACGCGTGGTCATGCTTCCCGATGGCGTCGAAGACCTCTGGAACGAGGACTACCTGGACCTGATCACGCTGGCGTAG
- a CDS encoding thiolase family protein, which yields MADVPASGLLPPERQPVVIAARRTPVCPVNGALRSLRAHKLLAPVLRELVAELALDPESVADVVMGNAAGGGGNVARLALLEAGLPVSVPGITVDRQCGSGLDAIVLASRLVAAGGSPLYLAGGVESTSTAPLRAHPRDDGGPEFYRRAQFVPASYGDPDMGVAAETVAEEYGVGRGRQDAFALASHRKALAAIREGRFADEIVPLATARGTVASDGGPRAGLTPAIMARFPAAFVPGGTVTAGNSCFDADGASAVVITSLERARELGARDGLLVRGTGTAGVAPEVLGIGAVPAARDVLAAAGVSAGQVELVEFNEAFASQTLACLDQLGIDAGRVNLDGGALALGHAYGASGAVLVTRLLAQARRAGTPGTLALAMISMAGGMGTAALLEYRLLAAA from the coding sequence TTGGCTGACGTCCCGGCGTCCGGCCTCCTGCCCCCGGAACGCCAGCCGGTGGTCATCGCCGCGCGCCGGACCCCGGTGTGCCCGGTCAACGGAGCCCTGCGGAGCCTGCGGGCGCATAAACTCCTGGCGCCGGTCCTGCGTGAACTTGTCGCCGAACTGGCATTGGATCCGGAGTCTGTTGCCGACGTCGTTATGGGCAACGCCGCAGGCGGTGGCGGAAACGTCGCCAGGCTCGCCCTGCTGGAGGCGGGGCTGCCTGTCAGCGTGCCCGGGATCACCGTGGACCGGCAGTGTGGTTCGGGCCTGGACGCCATCGTCCTCGCATCCCGGCTCGTGGCAGCCGGCGGCAGCCCGCTGTACCTGGCTGGGGGAGTGGAGAGCACCAGTACCGCGCCGCTGCGCGCCCATCCGAGGGACGACGGCGGCCCGGAGTTCTACCGCCGCGCCCAGTTTGTGCCGGCCAGCTATGGCGACCCGGACATGGGCGTGGCCGCGGAGACGGTGGCGGAGGAATACGGCGTGGGCAGGGGCCGCCAGGATGCCTTTGCGCTGGCCAGCCACCGGAAGGCGCTTGCGGCGATCCGGGAGGGGCGCTTCGCGGACGAAATCGTGCCGCTGGCCACCGCCCGGGGGACTGTCGCCTCGGACGGTGGGCCGCGGGCCGGCCTTACCCCCGCCATCATGGCGCGGTTCCCGGCCGCCTTCGTGCCAGGAGGAACTGTCACGGCCGGAAACTCCTGCTTTGACGCGGACGGTGCCTCCGCCGTCGTCATCACCTCCCTTGAGCGTGCACGCGAACTGGGGGCACGGGACGGCCTGTTGGTGCGCGGCACCGGCACCGCAGGCGTGGCTCCGGAGGTCCTGGGGATCGGTGCTGTTCCGGCAGCACGGGATGTGCTGGCCGCGGCCGGAGTATCAGCTGGCCAGGTGGAACTGGTGGAATTCAATGAGGCGTTCGCCTCGCAGACGCTTGCGTGCCTTGACCAGCTTGGCATTGATGCCGGCCGGGTGAACCTCGACGGCGGTGCGCTGGCGCTGGGACATGCCTACGGTGCTTCCGGGGCCGTCCTGGTGACCCGGCTGCTCGCCCAGGCGCGGAGGGCAGGCACGCCGGGAACCCTGGCGCTGGCAATGATCAGCATGGCGGGCGGCATGGGGACTGCGGCGCTGCTGGAATACCGGTTGCTGGCCGCTGCATGA
- a CDS encoding VOC family protein, with protein sequence MPIKLENVGIAVRDLEAAIAFFTDLGLTVLGRQTVSGEWADTAVGLDGNHAKIAMLQTPDGHGRLELFEYIHPEAIETAPTLPNEIGMHRVAFSVDDIDAALEIAARHGCHPLRGVATYGDVYKLTYVRGPSGIIVMLAEELKKG encoded by the coding sequence ATGCCCATCAAATTGGAAAATGTCGGCATCGCCGTCCGGGACCTGGAAGCGGCGATCGCTTTCTTCACCGACCTGGGGCTCACCGTCCTGGGGCGTCAGACGGTCAGTGGGGAGTGGGCCGATACCGCCGTCGGCCTCGACGGCAACCACGCCAAAATCGCCATGCTTCAGACGCCGGACGGCCACGGTCGCCTGGAGCTTTTCGAGTACATCCACCCCGAGGCGATCGAGACTGCGCCTACTCTGCCCAATGAGATCGGCATGCACCGCGTGGCCTTCTCGGTGGACGATATCGATGCCGCACTTGAGATTGCGGCGAGGCACGGCTGCCACCCGCTGCGGGGCGTGGCCACATATGGTGATGTCTACAAGCTCACTTATGTCCGGGGCCCCAGCGGCATCATTGTGATGCTCGCCGAGGAACTGAAGAAGGGCTGA
- a CDS encoding DUF808 domain-containing protein — MSGGLVALLDDVAALARIAAASVDDVAAGAAKAGAKAAGVVIDDAAVTPQYVSGADPSRELPMIKKIFWGSIRNKLLIILPALLLISAFVPWVIPFILMLGGTYLCYEGAEKVWHKLRGGHHEAEESPAVERGPEAEAKVVKGAVTTDFILSCEIMVISMNEIATESIWVRAFILVLVAFAITVLVYGAVALIVKMDDIGVHLAAKDSARSKRFGRLLVRGMPAVLAAITLVGTIAMLWVGGHIMLQGAHDLGWHAPYDLVHAIEHPVAGVAVVGGLLAWLVNTLCSAVLGLAWGLVVLAVVGPLLKVLPVGKAKGGHDEGSIQAAANSHRPDEHKS, encoded by the coding sequence GTGAGCGGCGGTCTTGTTGCCCTGCTGGATGACGTCGCAGCCCTGGCCCGCATTGCGGCGGCCTCGGTGGACGATGTCGCGGCCGGCGCCGCGAAGGCGGGGGCGAAGGCCGCAGGTGTAGTGATCGATGACGCCGCCGTGACCCCGCAGTACGTGTCAGGGGCCGACCCGTCCCGCGAGCTGCCCATGATCAAGAAGATCTTCTGGGGCTCAATACGGAACAAACTCCTCATAATCCTCCCGGCGCTGCTGCTTATCAGCGCCTTCGTTCCTTGGGTCATTCCATTCATCCTCATGCTGGGCGGGACCTACCTCTGCTACGAGGGTGCAGAGAAGGTCTGGCACAAGCTCCGCGGCGGCCACCACGAGGCCGAGGAGTCCCCGGCGGTGGAGCGCGGGCCCGAGGCAGAAGCCAAAGTCGTCAAAGGCGCCGTCACCACCGACTTCATCCTGTCGTGCGAGATCATGGTCATCTCGATGAACGAGATAGCTACCGAGTCCATCTGGGTACGGGCGTTCATCCTGGTCCTGGTGGCGTTCGCCATCACGGTGCTCGTGTACGGCGCCGTCGCACTGATCGTCAAGATGGACGACATCGGTGTGCACCTCGCCGCCAAGGACTCCGCCCGTTCCAAGCGCTTCGGCAGGCTTCTTGTGAGGGGCATGCCGGCCGTGCTGGCCGCGATTACCCTCGTCGGAACCATCGCCATGCTGTGGGTTGGCGGCCACATCATGCTGCAGGGGGCACATGACCTCGGCTGGCACGCACCCTACGACCTTGTCCACGCTATCGAACACCCTGTGGCCGGGGTAGCGGTTGTCGGCGGTCTTTTGGCCTGGCTCGTCAACACCCTCTGCTCAGCAGTCCTCGGACTGGCCTGGGGCCTCGTCGTCCTGGCGGTAGTGGGCCCGCTGCTGAAGGTACTGCCGGTCGGCAAGGCAAAGGGCGGTCACGATGAGGGCTCCATTCAGGCCGCGGCCAACAGCCACCGGCCGGACGAGCACAAGAGCTGA
- the ypfJ gene encoding KPN_02809 family neutral zinc metallopeptidase, with product MSFNDNVQLDPTQVQDRRGMGTGVKVGGGIGGGLVLLVALLLGINPNMLGGLTDGGTAGQSQGTAPACTTGADADARLDCRITGTVNSLNAFWPGYLKQYNVQYPRPEAVIFSGGTNTGCGSATSDVGPFYCPTDTTAYFDPGFFQELVDRFGSSGGPLAQEYVVAHEFGHHVQNLLGDLQRAQQDPQGPESGSVRTELQADCYAGLWAKYASTTPDPATGQPYLEPLTQQDVNDALSAAASVGDDRIQKAATGRVSPEGWTHGSSEERQRWFTRGYQSGDIKQCDTFSAATL from the coding sequence ATGAGTTTCAATGACAACGTGCAGCTTGATCCCACCCAGGTCCAGGACCGAAGGGGCATGGGTACCGGTGTGAAAGTGGGCGGCGGAATCGGTGGCGGCCTGGTGCTGCTTGTTGCGCTCCTGCTGGGCATCAACCCCAACATGCTTGGGGGGTTAACCGACGGCGGGACTGCGGGACAGTCCCAGGGCACGGCACCGGCCTGCACCACCGGAGCGGACGCCGACGCCCGGCTGGACTGCCGGATCACCGGCACCGTCAACAGCCTCAACGCCTTCTGGCCCGGCTACCTGAAGCAGTACAACGTGCAGTATCCCCGCCCGGAGGCAGTGATCTTCAGCGGCGGCACCAACACCGGGTGCGGGTCCGCCACCTCGGACGTAGGGCCTTTCTACTGCCCCACGGACACCACCGCCTACTTCGATCCCGGCTTCTTCCAGGAACTCGTGGACCGCTTCGGTTCCTCCGGCGGCCCCCTGGCCCAGGAATACGTGGTGGCCCACGAATTCGGCCACCACGTCCAGAACCTGCTGGGTGACCTGCAGCGGGCGCAGCAGGATCCGCAGGGACCCGAGTCCGGCTCCGTCCGGACCGAACTGCAGGCCGACTGCTACGCGGGACTGTGGGCCAAGTACGCCTCCACCACGCCGGACCCCGCCACCGGCCAGCCTTACCTGGAACCGCTTACCCAGCAGGACGTGAACGACGCGCTGTCTGCGGCGGCTTCCGTGGGCGATGACCGGATCCAGAAGGCCGCCACCGGCCGCGTCTCCCCCGAGGGCTGGACCCACGGCTCCAGCGAGGAACGCCAGCGCTGGTTCACCCGCGGCTACCAGTCCGGCGACATCAAGCAGTGCGACACGTTCAGCGCCGCCACCCTCTAA
- a CDS encoding biotin transporter BioY has product MSSTETPLKNNQQTKRRWNGTDLGLIAVFAALVAGAALVPGLALNGFGVPITFQTLAVMLTGLVLGPARGFAAVGLYTLLGLAGLPIFSQGRSGLGILAGPSAGYIIAFPIAAGVVGWLATVVIKRTTKARALWFFLAATATSIVFVHTLGIAGIALNSKATLEQAFLSDLVFYPGDIIKNVLAAAIAVALHRAFPDVLVRRVRRRALAPKSA; this is encoded by the coding sequence ATGAGCAGCACCGAAACCCCCCTGAAGAACAACCAGCAGACGAAACGCCGCTGGAACGGCACCGACCTCGGGCTGATCGCCGTTTTCGCCGCCCTGGTGGCAGGAGCCGCCCTGGTGCCGGGACTGGCACTGAACGGCTTCGGCGTCCCCATCACTTTCCAGACGCTTGCCGTCATGCTCACCGGACTGGTGCTGGGCCCCGCCCGCGGATTCGCCGCCGTCGGGCTCTACACACTCCTGGGCCTCGCCGGCCTGCCCATCTTCAGCCAGGGCCGCAGCGGCCTGGGCATCCTGGCCGGGCCCTCGGCCGGCTACATCATCGCCTTCCCCATCGCCGCAGGCGTCGTGGGATGGCTGGCCACTGTGGTGATCAAACGCACCACCAAGGCGCGCGCCCTCTGGTTCTTCCTGGCTGCCACGGCCACGAGCATTGTCTTCGTGCACACGCTGGGCATTGCCGGCATCGCCCTGAACTCCAAGGCCACCCTGGAGCAGGCCTTCCTAAGCGACCTGGTCTTCTACCCGGGGGACATCATCAAGAATGTCCTCGCGGCCGCAATCGCCGTTGCCCTTCACCGGGCCTTCCCCGACGTCCTGGTCCGCCGCGTGCGCCGCCGTGCCCTGGCGCCCAAAAGCGCCTAG